The Leucobacter viscericola sequence GTCCGGGTTCATCCACGATCGTGACCGGACCCGAGATTCTTGTCTTCGGAGTGAGGATGTAGGCGTCGACCTTTGTTTGTTCCGCGTCGCTCCACCACATGAGTTTCTTCGCCTCGGTCGGCTCCTGCGAGCACGAAGGACAGGCGTGGGCGTCCGGATCGTAGCTCAACTTCATGACGACGTTTCCGAAGTCCAGGTCCATCGTTTCGGCGGTACCGCCGGAGTAAACGACCTGGGTGTAGAAGGTGCAGTCGCCGTGAACGTTAAGCGGGTGAGTCGAGACGTAATTTGTGAGAGTGAACGTAACGAGACCGGTCGTGTCGACAGAAGCCGTTGCGACCGGCTCTTTTTCGGGTGCCGGGCTGAGCAGGCTAAACGTGGTTGCCACGGTCGGGTCCCACTTGAGCTGGGATGGTAACTGCATGGTGAACTGGTCGCCGGGCTTGGAGCGATCGGGGATCGCCCAGGTGCAATCGAGGGTGAGTCGATCACCGCTCGCAACGACATGTTCCGTGGTGGTCACCGAGGTGATTGCGCCGGAAATGTTCGCCGCATTTGCTGCTGCTCCCATTGCCCCGATGCTGCCCAGTCCGAGCACACACGCGGCGGCGATGGCGAGTATGGTTTTTGCTGTGGAACGCACGAAGTGACTCCTGAAATCGTAAGATGATGCGTGCTTACAAAGTCGACGGTATGTAAACAAGGCCTAAAATTGCGCCGAATTTCAGTAAGTACGTATGTTGAGGGCTCGAGTGTCGAACTCGACTCAGTGAGGTAAGTAGTTTCGAGATTCTGCGTACGTGGTGGAGGCGTTGCGTGCCTGATCCGTGATCGTGCGGGTTGAGGGCATGCTGAGGTACCTCGGGGCTCCAAGGCTCCCTCCCTCTCGAAAGCGCTAGACTTTGGGACGATGAGACCCATGTTGACGGCAGTGGTTGCTGCGATAGAAGCGCTCGCCGTGGCCATCGCGGGGATCGCGATTGTTGCCATACCGGCACTGCTTTTGTGGACCGTTACATTCGGTCTGGCGGCTGAGCCGGGCGATGTCGCCTCAAATATTTCTGCGGTGTGGCTGCTCGGCCATTTTGTTCCGCTCACCTTTTCTCTGACGCAGGAATCGGCCATCTCCTTCGGGCTGGCCGCAGCACCGCTGAAGTTCACCCTGTCACTTGCACCGCTCGGCATCACACTCATTACGGCATTGCTCGCGATGCGTTCGGGGTGGCGTTTCGGGCGGCGCGGCGGGATAGGTTTTGCCGGTGTCATTGGAGGCGCTCTCGGGTTTGCGGTGGCTGCAAGCCTCGTTGTGCCCTTTGCCCACGGTCGTATTGCCTGGTCTGCCGGGGTCGCAATTTTCGTCGCAGCGCTGGTCTACGGCTGTGCTTCTGGTGCAGCGTTTCTCGTGCGGGCTGCGCGAGATGAACACGAGTGGTGGCTCACGATCCTGCGCTGGAAGCAGCAGGGTCTTGACCGGCTGGGAATGCCCGGTGCGGCCGCGCTCCCCGCACGACTTGCAGAGGCCGTGAGGCTTGCCGCAGCGTTTCTCGCTGGTGTGGTGGGCCTCGCAAGCGTCGGCCTCACGGTTGCGATTATTGCGGGCTACGTGAGCATCATGACCCTGAGTCAGAACCTGCAGCTTGACGGTGTGGGCGCGTTCCTATTGTTCCTTCTGCAACTCGCCTACCTGCCGACGATGCTGATCTGGGGCATCTCTTGGCTTTCGGGAGCGGGATTCGCCGTTGGTGCGGGGAGCTCTGCCTCGCCCTTTGATGCGCTGCTGGGGCCCTTGCCCGCGCTACCGATGTTTGGGGCCATTCCGCAGGGGTGGGGAGGCGCGGGCCTGATTGCCCCCTTGCTGCTTGCGCTAGTTGGGCTTGGGCTCGGAGTGCTGTTCGCGAGTCGTGGCGAGATTCGACGGGCGAGCTGGACGGTCGCCCTCGTGATTCCGGTGGGAGCCGCAGTGCTGGCTGGACTCGCGGTCACCGCGTTGGCCTCGTTTGCGACGGGTTCCATCGGGCCTGATCGACTCGCTACGGTGGGGCCTGCTCCCTGGCTCGTTGGCGGACTGGTCGCCCTGGAACTCGGTGTCGGCGCTGTACTCGGGGTCGCTGCTCGCAAGACGGACTACTCGCGGGTTCGTGCGATGCTGCCCGATCTGACAGACGGACTGGAAGGTTCAGAACCGTCTCCGGTACTTGACGCGACGCAGAGTCGCTCGGAAGACGATGAAGCGCGTCAGACCGACGGTGCTGAAATCATTCATCTCGGAGAATACGAAACTATTGAGCTTGATGAAGTTCGAAATCTCAAAGAGGCATCGAATTCTGAGGACGTGCTGGCCTACGCTGAAGACATAGTGAGCGAATTAGACTCGCTCGTGACGGAGCCGTACGCGTTTGAGGTGCCGACGCGTGACCCTGAACTTTACGACCAGGCCACTCACGATCCTGAGCCAACTGCTCCCGAGGCTGTCAACGAAGAGATTTCGGAGGAGGAAAAGCTGCTGCGCGCTTACTCCTGGGACACCATGGAAGAACCGGATACTCCTGAACAGCCAAAATCGCGATCTCGGTGGTGGTCTTCGCGAGAAGACGACTGACAGCTGAATGAAAGGTATGTTGACTTTTCGCTGGTAATCAACCCACAGGGTTATGCAATTCTGCGAGTCACGCTTACGATGGTCCGGGGCATTCACCTGGGGTGGGTGAATGCTGACGTGATTGGCACACGCGCAAGTGTGCCAACGGGTAAACAGAGGTCGCAATGGCTCGCATTCACTTTGGCGTTGAATCTGACGACTCCACGCTGCTTGATATCGTTGGCGACCCCGAAACTCAGGAACACCTGAGACAGGAAGCTTTTGCAGAACTGTACGAACGGTATCGCAGAGCCGCGTATGTCCGCGCGCTGCGGCTCGTGGACTCGCCTCACCGTGCGGAAGACGTAGTTGCCGAAGCATTTGTGAAGACTCTCGCCGCGCTCAGACGCGGACTTGGGCCCACGCAGTCGTTCGCAGCGTATCTCTTCACTGCCGTTCGGAGTGAAGCATTCCGATCTTCTCAGACTGACCGAAGCACCGAGACGCTCTCGGACCAGGAGCTTGCTGTACACCCTAATCTCATTGAAGATGATTTCTCGGAAAGGCTTTCAGAGCGAGACCAGCTTATGGCAGCCTTTCGCGCATTGACGAGGCCCTGGCAACACGTATTGTGGCTCACTGAAGTTGAGGGAATTACCAACGAAGAAGTCGGTGAAGAACTCGGCATCACTACGGGAGCTGCAGCCGCTCTTGGATTTCGGGCACGCGAAGGCTTGCGTGTGGCCTACCTCCAGTTGTACTCCAAACAGGCTGCTCCGGAGTGCGCGGGGTTGGCAGCCTTGTTAGCTGGATACTTGCGCGGTGGCCTGGGTAAACGAGATAGGGCAAGAGTCGAGGGCCACCTGCTCAATTGTGGAACGTGTGTGCGGCAACTCGCTGAGCTCAAACGATTGAACCAGTCGCTTAGGCTTATTGTTGGGCCGCTGCTCGCTGGTGGCACCGCGGCGAGCTTGGCGTTGGTGCCAAAAGACAGCGCAGCAGCGGTAGGGCGAGGGGCCGGTCTGGTTCCGGGTGGTGGTCTTCGGGTGGTTGTTGCGGGCTTTCTTTTGGCGGCTGCGATTGCCGGAGTACTTCTCCTGACTCCGCAGGAGGCACAACCGCAAATGGACAATGGGCGAACAGATTCCGCGGGAGCTGAGTTGAATGAGGTGTCTCGCCCCACAAAACAAGACATACAGGCGGAGAAGAACCGGGCCGACACTGAACCCGAACCTGCAAAGCAGGAGGTTGATGAATCTGCGATGCCTGCGGGGGACGACACAACGCCAAACTGGGCGCTTGTCGAATAGCCCCTGAGACCAACAGAAAATTTCTTTTCAAAGTGGCGTAAAAGTCTTTCGCGTTAGGGGTCTCTCTTTCTACCCCCGGTCTGTCTCTGCGGCGCAAAGACAGACCGGACACGCGAATCTGACTAGAAAATGACCCCACACGGAGGACGCAAGTGGTTGTGAGACAAACAATGAACTCTGGAAGACGCAGAAAAATTCTAGCGAGCGCACTTGCCATATTGATTGGCGCTACCGTCACCCCTGTTGGTGCGGCTTGGGCGGAAGACAACTCAAACGATGCATCCCAAGAAAATGGAGTCCAGAGCTCTACAGCCGCAGGAACGGCATCTTCAGAGACGCAGGGAAGAACAGCGGAGACCCCTGGGCCCTCTGCCACGGAGAAAGAAACCGGCACTGCGGTAAACAACGTGCCCGCACTAAAGATGCCGAAACGGCTATTGTCAGGCGAGGATTTGCCCGACATTTCCCTTACGATCTCTACCTACAGCACCGGAACCGCTCCGTTTACCCCCGGAGATGATTCTCCGGGAAATGACTCGGGCGAATCGAACGACATCGTTCGAGTGAATGACACCGTGACTTACCGAGTCGAGTATGCGGTAGCTGACACAACCGCGGATAACCTCACCTGGTCCGTGACCTTCCCGAAGGGCATGGAGATTACGCAGGTGCCCGGTTACTGCCAAGGGCCAGGATCACAAATTGCGCCGGCCACAGCGGGAACGCCCAACCTGCCTCTCACGGCGAACTCGGTCAATGAGCTTTCTGAACAAACTCTCACCTGCAATTTGGGAACAAAAACCGCAGCGACGGACTTCGTGTTTGTAACGGCCAAGGTGCTGAATCTGGCGCATCAGGGGCAGGAGCTAACGATTCCCGCCGCCTCCATTACAGCTGACGGTCTCACCGCGCCGGTTCCCGCTGACGACCCACTGCCTACGGTAAAGGCCTCCGCCAAACTCATGTGGGATCTTTCAAAAAACGGGATCAGCCAGTATGAAAACAGCGGCTACGCCTGGGGCGCTTATGCGCAGTCATGCCCGTGGGATAGCTCGATCGCCTGCATGTCGACAATTTACCCCCTGTACATTTCCGCACCCGCGGGTGGTAAGGGGGCGATGCCAGCCATCGGCGACATCACACTGGTAGATGACCTCTCACCAGAGTCGATGTACCCCGGGCTGAGCGCCGCTCAATACGCTGCAATGAATGCCGATCTTGATAAGTACGGCACGCGCATTGGTACCAACACTTCGGGTCTTGCAGGAGGACCGGGCTCAAAAATCAACGGGGGTAGTTACACCGCCGAGAATTCAGTTCGTGACTCAGGAAACCTGTCGATCTCGCAGCCGGGGCCGGGTAAGCCTGCTACGATCAACATTTCTGCGGCAGACATGACGCTACGCACCTTCCCCTCCAAAACTTCTTCCGACGGGTCAGCTCTGCCCGCAAACGTCGCGTACGCGGTTGCGCTGAACGTGCGTGTTTATACTCCGGTTTCTACCATCCAAGACTTTGGTGTCGACACGGGCAACTCTTGGAGCCTGACTACACGAAACGTTTACTCAAACCTCAGCATGTCGGGATTCGACGTGACGGATCACGAGACAAGTGCCGACCAGCCCGGCCCGAAATCGAGTGTCTATCCCGATTTGAATTGGAACGACTACCGCACAACAAGCGTCAAGATTGAGGTGCCGGGTACCTTTGGCAAGTCCTTCGCGGCGGTGCCCGGGGCTAGCGGAAATATCAGCCCTTACGACTTCAGTGGCGTCAACTATTTGTACGAGGGGCCTCCCGGCGGAGCCATCGCAGGCAGCGGAAACATCACGGTTTCAGGCGATCAAGACGTCGTCAGCATTCTGCAGATTGGCGGATCCAACATGGCTTTGCCCGCTGACGTGAGTGTTGTCGCATGCGATGCCTGGGACAACACGCGGATACATCTGCGAGCTGCCGACTACCCCGCTTCAGTAGAGGGTAAGGGACAGCAGCTGCCGTCCGGGGGAGACCCGGTGTGGATCTCGAGCTACAACAATGTGAAAGACGTCGCGGGGTTCATCCGCAACGCAAAAGATAAGAGCGAAACCCCCGGCCTTAAGGTGCAATATTCGGCGCTGCCAGGCTCGGCGAACGCGGGATCTGAGTGCGGCGACGCTCAGGGACCCTGGTACGACTCGCCTGAGATGGTTCCTGGCAACGATCCTGACCTCGCAGGGCAAGGAATCTACACCGCAGTGGGGCGCGTGCGTGCGCACCTGGTTCTTGACAAAACCCAGGGTGCCACGCTGGGGCAATTCAGCAATGTGCAGGCATACCTTTCTATTGGAATGCGTGTTGCCGATACCGGCATTGCGGTGGGAGATATCATTCCCAACTGGGCGGCAAATAAGCGAGTGAACTTCGCGCGACTTTCGATGGCACAGGTGCTCGCAGACTCCGGTACTTGGACTCGCTCGAACTATGTTCCTGGTGCAACCGTGACTGATCCGAATGGGCACAGTGGCAGCCCTGGCGATCGCCTCATCTACTCGACAGCTCAGGCGCGCATTGTGAAACAGGTGCGAAAAGGAGACAGCGGTGATTTTCTTGCGATGCCTCCGCAGGTTACGGGTGGTGATCTGGTTCAGTACAAGCTGTCGCCTTCACTCACCTCTGGAAAAATAACACAGGTCAAAGAGAACGATGTGTGGGTGGAAGACTGCTTGCCCGCCTCGCAAACGTATCTCGAATCGACGCCAGTCCCGACCACGGTCGTGAACGGGTCAACCCCGAGCGACGCTAAGCGGGCAGCTTGCGCGGCGGGAGAGACATACATTCGCTGGACTTATCCGAAGCACACGATCAACGACCCAATTGATCCGATCTTGCTCTCCGCTGAGGTGTCTCCCACCGCAAAAGACGGCGTTTACCAGAACACAGTGGTCGTGTGGGCTGACGGAGATGCCTCGAAGCTTGCTCAGCGAAGTGCAAACGCGCAGGTCCAAATTAGCAACATCGCGGGTGTGAAGCTCGAGAAAGTTTCTCTAACCCCGATTACGCAGGTAAACCGTCCGGAGGCCGCGACACGTGAACTCAACCGCTGGGCGATCCGACTGACAAACACCATGCCTGTCGCGACAACGAGCGCGGTGTCAAACCCTGATGTCATTGATGTATTGCCCGACCGTACTCGCACGGGCAGCACGTACAACGGAACGTTTGAGTTTGTGTCGGCAAATGCGACTCAGGGCGGCCCCAATGTTGTCGTGCTCTACACCAATGCTGCCGCACCTTCGGCGAATCCCAAGAACGCGTCAAATGCCGCGGATGGCTTGACTGTGTGGTGTGACGCCCCGGTCGGCGGAGCGGTCGTGAGTGGAGTGGGAGCCTGCCCCACCTCGCTGAGTGAGGTGACGGCCGTGCGCGTTCAGCGCCCGGGTGACTACCTTGCAGGAGAGGTGATCGAAGTGGAGGTCTCGCTGGTCGGTATCGACAATAGAGCTGGAGACAAATATGTCAATAAGGTGATGGCAGCTGCGACCGGCCTCGATAACGCGGTGGGCCCTCTGAACCGCCCTGAGGTTGTGGTTGCGTCCACGCTAGGAGACCGTGTGTGGTGGGACCTCAACCGTAACGGCGCGCAAGATGATTTCAATGGGGTGCCTGAGCCGGGAGCAAAGGGAATCACAGTGCGGGTTCACGGCGTCGATGATCTCGGCAACCCGGTAGACGTTACCGCTGTAACCGACGCAAGCGGAAAATACACCCTAGCTGGTCTTCGTGCATCTGACAGCAACGGCTACACAGTCACATTTGTGCGTCCCGACGGAACTGAGTTCACGACAAAGCAAACTGAGGGGGTTACCCCCGAACTCAATTCCAAGGCCGATACCACAACCGGCGACTCCGATCCGGTTCTTCTGGGAATCAACGAGAGTAATCCGAATATCGACGCCGGGCTGTTGCCAAATGGAGGGCTGCAGATCAACAAGCTGCTGGCCGGGACGGGTGTTAAGCCCTTCGCCGCGAACGAATCACTCACGTTTGACGTAGCTTGTACTTTCGGCTCAGAATCGGTGTTGCAACAGCAGGTCACGCTTGAAGCGCACGCTAAAGCTTCCGTGACCTCAGATGTTCTGGGTCCGCTGCCTGCTTTTAGTGAGTGCAAGGTGACCGAAACCGACGCGGGAGTTGCTGACGCAGCTGCTGTCCCGGTGAGTGTGAGCGTGCCGTGGGACAGCGAAACGCAACGCTCGGGGGTCGTAACTGCCTCATTAACCAACTACTACTCTGCAGGCACCCTCACTCTCTCGAAGAAGCTCAAGGGTGACACCGAAGCTGTGAATCACTTCAGCAAAGCGGTCTTTTCGGTTCTTGTGACTTGCCAGGTTGAGGAGAAGACCTCAGACGGTGAGGCTCTGGCAGCTCAGGTGTACTCGGGAACTGTGAAAATCAAGGGCGGGCAAACCAAAATGCTTGTTCAAGACGACGGCAAACCGCAGTACTTGCCGCT is a genomic window containing:
- a CDS encoding sigma-70 family RNA polymerase sigma factor; the protein is MARIHFGVESDDSTLLDIVGDPETQEHLRQEAFAELYERYRRAAYVRALRLVDSPHRAEDVVAEAFVKTLAALRRGLGPTQSFAAYLFTAVRSEAFRSSQTDRSTETLSDQELAVHPNLIEDDFSERLSERDQLMAAFRALTRPWQHVLWLTEVEGITNEEVGEELGITTGAAAALGFRAREGLRVAYLQLYSKQAAPECAGLAALLAGYLRGGLGKRDRARVEGHLLNCGTCVRQLAELKRLNQSLRLIVGPLLAGGTAASLALVPKDSAAAVGRGAGLVPGGGLRVVVAGFLLAAAIAGVLLLTPQEAQPQMDNGRTDSAGAELNEVSRPTKQDIQAEKNRADTEPEPAKQEVDESAMPAGDDTTPNWALVE
- a CDS encoding DUF6350 family protein, with amino-acid sequence MRPMLTAVVAAIEALAVAIAGIAIVAIPALLLWTVTFGLAAEPGDVASNISAVWLLGHFVPLTFSLTQESAISFGLAAAPLKFTLSLAPLGITLITALLAMRSGWRFGRRGGIGFAGVIGGALGFAVAASLVVPFAHGRIAWSAGVAIFVAALVYGCASGAAFLVRAARDEHEWWLTILRWKQQGLDRLGMPGAAALPARLAEAVRLAAAFLAGVVGLASVGLTVAIIAGYVSIMTLSQNLQLDGVGAFLLFLLQLAYLPTMLIWGISWLSGAGFAVGAGSSASPFDALLGPLPALPMFGAIPQGWGGAGLIAPLLLALVGLGLGVLFASRGEIRRASWTVALVIPVGAAVLAGLAVTALASFATGSIGPDRLATVGPAPWLVGGLVALELGVGAVLGVAARKTDYSRVRAMLPDLTDGLEGSEPSPVLDATQSRSEDDEARQTDGAEIIHLGEYETIELDEVRNLKEASNSEDVLAYAEDIVSELDSLVTEPYAFEVPTRDPELYDQATHDPEPTAPEAVNEEISEEEKLLRAYSWDTMEEPDTPEQPKSRSRWWSSREDD
- a CDS encoding SdrD B-like domain-containing protein, which gives rise to MPDISLTISTYSTGTAPFTPGDDSPGNDSGESNDIVRVNDTVTYRVEYAVADTTADNLTWSVTFPKGMEITQVPGYCQGPGSQIAPATAGTPNLPLTANSVNELSEQTLTCNLGTKTAATDFVFVTAKVLNLAHQGQELTIPAASITADGLTAPVPADDPLPTVKASAKLMWDLSKNGISQYENSGYAWGAYAQSCPWDSSIACMSTIYPLYISAPAGGKGAMPAIGDITLVDDLSPESMYPGLSAAQYAAMNADLDKYGTRIGTNTSGLAGGPGSKINGGSYTAENSVRDSGNLSISQPGPGKPATINISAADMTLRTFPSKTSSDGSALPANVAYAVALNVRVYTPVSTIQDFGVDTGNSWSLTTRNVYSNLSMSGFDVTDHETSADQPGPKSSVYPDLNWNDYRTTSVKIEVPGTFGKSFAAVPGASGNISPYDFSGVNYLYEGPPGGAIAGSGNITVSGDQDVVSILQIGGSNMALPADVSVVACDAWDNTRIHLRAADYPASVEGKGQQLPSGGDPVWISSYNNVKDVAGFIRNAKDKSETPGLKVQYSALPGSANAGSECGDAQGPWYDSPEMVPGNDPDLAGQGIYTAVGRVRAHLVLDKTQGATLGQFSNVQAYLSIGMRVADTGIAVGDIIPNWAANKRVNFARLSMAQVLADSGTWTRSNYVPGATVTDPNGHSGSPGDRLIYSTAQARIVKQVRKGDSGDFLAMPPQVTGGDLVQYKLSPSLTSGKITQVKENDVWVEDCLPASQTYLESTPVPTTVVNGSTPSDAKRAACAAGETYIRWTYPKHTINDPIDPILLSAEVSPTAKDGVYQNTVVVWADGDASKLAQRSANAQVQISNIAGVKLEKVSLTPITQVNRPEAATRELNRWAIRLTNTMPVATTSAVSNPDVIDVLPDRTRTGSTYNGTFEFVSANATQGGPNVVVLYTNAAAPSANPKNASNAADGLTVWCDAPVGGAVVSGVGACPTSLSEVTAVRVQRPGDYLAGEVIEVEVSLVGIDNRAGDKYVNKVMAAATGLDNAVGPLNRPEVVVASTLGDRVWWDLNRNGAQDDFNGVPEPGAKGITVRVHGVDDLGNPVDVTAVTDASGKYTLAGLRASDSNGYTVTFVRPDGTEFTTKQTEGVTPELNSKADTTTGDSDPVLLGINESNPNIDAGLLPNGGLQINKLLAGTGVKPFAANESLTFDVACTFGSESVLQQQVTLEAHAKASVTSDVLGPLPAFSECKVTETDAGVADAAAVPVSVSVPWDSETQRSGVVTASLTNYYSAGTLTLSKKLKGDTEAVNHFSKAVFSVLVTCQVEEKTSDGEALAAQVYSGTVKIKGGQTKMLVQDDGKPQYLPLGAKCFGNEVDNGGADSVSVSATTSKPVVVTSGSPEQMQQLQITVVNTFKCNAKSCPKSGGVDTTGSGVGLMPGLALTGSQLWGYGLLAAALIALGILLSGSRLLRRRRDA
- a CDS encoding Ig-like domain-containing protein, whose protein sequence is MRSTAKTILAIAAACVLGLGSIGAMGAAANAANISGAITSVTTTEHVVASGDRLTLDCTWAIPDRSKPGDQFTMQLPSQLKWDPTVATTFSLLSPAPEKEPVATASVDTTGLVTFTLTNYVSTHPLNVHGDCTFYTQVVYSGGTAETMDLDFGNVVMKLSYDPDAHACPSCSQEPTEAKKLMWWSDAEQTKVDAYILTPKTRISGPVTIVDEPGPGLAVICPILEANVSSDFYPGNGMAAAPYDAVTPDVNCTASKLTVTWPDLPADKYITIHLQLKVTDPSIKNYSNSGTVTMNSGEVTPVSAKTVRQEAGGSGSGEDDDTPTTPPTTPPTTPPTTPPTTPPTTPPTKPGTPVTPVTPATPETSAAPRELAVTGSNGDALGLGLAAALGLTAIGAGVIAATRRTARKQ